The Burkholderia pyrrocinia genome has a segment encoding these proteins:
- the lptC gene encoding LPS export ABC transporter periplasmic protein LptC, producing MNTHFRWTQLLPLAAVAALAGVTWWLLQATLPPPGEGTVQPKRHTPDYFADNFSVTELDQSGTTQYRLTAAKLIHYEDTENSDLTDPAMRAFQPGKPVVTTTAKRGTVNGDVSIVDLYDDARILRAAGGGDPQMQADSQHFRIFVNDDVIQTEKPVKLQRGLSLVNATDGMKYNNVTRVIELYGNVRGTIAAADTSGGSKGQPK from the coding sequence ATGAATACGCATTTCCGCTGGACCCAGTTGCTGCCGCTCGCCGCGGTCGCCGCGCTTGCGGGCGTCACCTGGTGGCTGCTGCAGGCGACGCTGCCGCCGCCGGGCGAAGGCACCGTGCAGCCGAAGCGCCATACGCCCGACTATTTCGCGGACAACTTCTCGGTCACCGAACTCGACCAGTCCGGCACGACCCAGTACCGGCTGACGGCCGCGAAGCTGATCCATTACGAAGACACCGAAAACAGCGACCTGACCGATCCGGCCATGCGCGCATTCCAGCCCGGCAAGCCGGTCGTGACGACCACCGCGAAGCGCGGCACCGTCAACGGCGACGTGTCGATCGTCGATTTGTACGACGACGCGCGCATCCTGCGCGCGGCCGGCGGCGGCGATCCGCAGATGCAGGCCGATTCCCAGCATTTCCGGATCTTCGTCAATGACGATGTGATCCAGACCGAAAAGCCGGTTAAACTTCAGCGCGGCCTGTCGCTCGTCAACGCGACCGACGGCATGAAGTACAACAACGTCACCCGGGTCATCGAGCTTTACGGCAACGTGCGCGGCACGATCGCCGCGGCGGACACGTCCGGCGGCTCGAAAGGTCAACCCAAGTGA
- the lptA gene encoding lipopolysaccharide transport periplasmic protein LptA, with amino-acid sequence MNEPFPRQNSGGAARAVRAALAATLVALPLIGLAPLAHAEKADQNKPINVEADNLTYDDLKQVTVATGNVVITKGTIIIKGDRVEVRQDPEGYQYATSFGSGKKHATFRQKREGLDEYIDGDAERIDYDGKQDLTTLTTAATVRRLQGASTIADTVHGSVITYDGQRDFYTAKGGKDVAAPGNPNGRVRAMLSPKNGGPAPLNGAPAKLSPSTTIQGAPGQ; translated from the coding sequence ATGAACGAACCGTTCCCTCGACAGAATTCCGGCGGCGCTGCGCGCGCCGTCCGCGCCGCGCTCGCCGCGACGCTCGTGGCGCTCCCGCTGATCGGGCTGGCGCCGCTCGCCCATGCCGAGAAGGCCGACCAGAACAAGCCGATCAACGTCGAAGCCGACAACCTGACCTATGACGACCTGAAGCAGGTCACGGTCGCGACCGGCAACGTCGTGATCACGAAGGGCACGATCATCATCAAGGGCGATCGCGTCGAAGTTCGCCAGGATCCGGAAGGCTATCAGTACGCGACGTCGTTCGGCAGCGGCAAGAAGCACGCGACGTTCCGCCAGAAGCGCGAAGGCCTCGACGAATACATCGACGGCGACGCCGAGCGCATCGACTACGACGGCAAGCAGGACCTGACCACGCTGACGACCGCCGCGACCGTACGCCGCCTGCAGGGCGCGTCGACGATCGCCGACACCGTGCACGGCAGCGTGATCACGTACGACGGCCAGCGCGACTTCTACACCGCGAAGGGCGGCAAGGACGTCGCGGCGCCGGGCAACCCGAACGGCCGCGTGCGCGCGATGCTGTCGCCGAAGAACGGCGGCCCCGCGCCGCTGAACGGCGCGCCGGCGAAGCTGTCGCCGTCGACCACGATCCAGGGAGCGCCGGGCCAATGA
- a CDS encoding KdsC family phosphatase — protein sequence MSAALTAAERASRVKLMIFDVDGVLTDGGLLFTAAGDAMKSFNSLDGHGVKLLGEAGIATAIITGRRSEIVAARAKEMKITHLFQGVENKLAVFADLIASLGLTADACGYMGDDWPDLPVMLRCGFATAPANAHPEVIARAHWVAEARGGHGAVREACDAILRAQHRYDALLAAACGA from the coding sequence ATGAGCGCAGCGCTGACTGCGGCCGAACGCGCAAGCCGCGTGAAGCTGATGATTTTCGACGTCGACGGCGTACTGACCGACGGCGGCCTGCTGTTTACCGCGGCCGGCGACGCGATGAAGTCGTTCAATTCGCTCGACGGCCACGGCGTGAAGCTGCTCGGCGAAGCCGGCATCGCAACCGCGATCATCACGGGCCGCCGCTCGGAAATCGTCGCGGCGCGCGCGAAGGAAATGAAGATCACGCACCTGTTCCAGGGCGTCGAGAACAAGCTCGCCGTGTTCGCCGACCTGATCGCATCGCTCGGCCTCACCGCCGACGCATGCGGCTACATGGGCGACGACTGGCCCGACCTGCCGGTGATGCTGCGCTGCGGCTTCGCGACCGCACCGGCGAACGCGCACCCCGAGGTGATCGCCCGCGCGCACTGGGTGGCCGAGGCCCGCGGCGGCCACGGCGCCGTGCGCGAAGCCTGCGACGCGATCCTGCGCGCGCAGCACCGCTACGACGCGCTGCTCGCAGCCGCCTGCGGAGCCTGA
- a CDS encoding LON peptidase substrate-binding domain-containing protein, which yields MSSLSTTLIDLPLFPLHTVLFPGGLLPLKVFEARYLDMSRACLRDDAPFGVCLLKSGPEVAQDGAVSVPETIGCMARITECDTGEFGMLFLQAVGTQRFELLSYRVEGNGLLVGIAEPLPDDIPLEGEQALAQFGSCAEVLERIIDALKKSEPGKLPFGEPFRLDDPSWVSNRLSELLPLDLRARQKLMEFPDVGARIDAVHHVLGRHGWL from the coding sequence ATGTCCTCCCTATCGACCACCCTGATCGACCTGCCGCTGTTTCCGCTGCACACGGTGCTGTTTCCGGGGGGCCTGCTCCCGCTCAAGGTGTTCGAGGCGCGCTATCTCGACATGTCCCGCGCGTGCCTGCGCGACGACGCGCCGTTCGGCGTGTGCCTGCTGAAGAGCGGGCCCGAAGTCGCACAGGACGGCGCCGTGTCGGTGCCCGAGACCATCGGCTGCATGGCGCGCATCACTGAGTGCGATACCGGCGAATTCGGGATGCTGTTCCTGCAGGCGGTCGGCACGCAGCGTTTCGAACTGCTGTCGTATCGCGTCGAAGGCAACGGGCTGCTGGTCGGCATCGCGGAGCCGCTGCCCGACGACATCCCGCTCGAAGGCGAGCAGGCACTCGCGCAGTTCGGCTCGTGCGCCGAGGTGCTCGAGCGCATCATCGACGCGCTGAAGAAGTCCGAGCCGGGCAAGCTGCCGTTCGGCGAACCGTTCCGCCTCGACGATCCGAGCTGGGTGTCGAACCGCCTCTCGGAACTGCTGCCGCTCGACCTGCGCGCGCGGCAAAAGCTGATGGAGTTTCCGGACGTCGGCGCACGCATCGACGCCGTGCATCACGTGCTCGGCCGGCACGGCTGGCTGTGA
- a CDS encoding RNA polymerase factor sigma-54 produces MKASLQLRLSQHLALTPQLQQSIRLLQLSTLELQQEVAMAVAQNPLLENDDEWIASPLRVAADGSLIAQTPPGQNTDPAPANSGSSTSGDRAERDERAGADDYDGYGSGDGNDGPQWNLDEFGRSSGASDDDDLPPLQVQEAATSLRDHLSAQLRVTQASPRDRALVMFLIESLDDDGYLTATLDEVLADLPSELEIDCDELNAALALLHSFDPAGVGARSASECLKLQLLRLDPSPTRTLALEIVSQHLELLAARDFTRLRKHLKASDDALRDAHALIRSLEPFPGAAYGKAEADYVVPDIIVKKAGQGWLAELNPEVVPRLRINNLYANILRNSRGDPSAGSLKQQLQEARWLIKNIQQRFDTILRVAQAIVERQKNFFAHGEIAMRPLVLREIADTLGLHESTVSRVTTGKYMLTPFGTLEFKYFFGSHVSTDTGGAASSTAIRALIKQLIGAEDPKSPLSDSRIAELLAEQGFVVARRTVAKYREALKIPAVNLRKSL; encoded by the coding sequence ATGAAAGCCAGCCTTCAACTCCGCCTGTCGCAACATCTGGCGCTGACGCCCCAGCTACAGCAGTCGATCCGGCTCCTGCAGTTGTCGACGCTCGAATTGCAGCAGGAAGTCGCGATGGCCGTCGCGCAGAACCCGCTGCTCGAGAACGACGACGAATGGATCGCGAGCCCGCTGCGCGTCGCCGCGGACGGATCGCTGATCGCGCAGACACCTCCCGGCCAGAACACCGATCCGGCCCCGGCAAACAGCGGCAGCAGCACGTCGGGCGATCGCGCGGAGCGCGACGAGCGGGCCGGTGCCGACGACTACGACGGTTATGGGTCCGGCGACGGCAACGACGGCCCGCAATGGAATCTCGACGAATTCGGCCGCTCGAGCGGCGCGTCCGACGACGACGACCTCCCGCCGCTGCAGGTGCAGGAAGCCGCGACGTCGCTGCGCGACCACCTGTCCGCGCAGTTGCGCGTCACGCAGGCCAGCCCGCGCGATCGCGCGCTCGTGATGTTCCTGATCGAATCGCTCGACGACGACGGCTACCTGACCGCCACGCTCGACGAAGTGCTCGCCGACCTGCCGTCCGAGCTGGAGATCGACTGCGACGAACTGAACGCGGCGCTCGCGCTGCTGCACAGCTTCGACCCGGCCGGGGTCGGCGCCCGCTCGGCATCCGAATGCCTGAAGCTGCAGTTGCTGCGCCTTGATCCGTCACCGACGCGCACGCTCGCGCTCGAGATCGTGTCGCAGCATCTCGAACTGCTCGCCGCACGCGACTTCACGCGGTTGCGCAAGCACCTGAAGGCGAGCGACGACGCGCTGCGCGACGCGCACGCGCTGATCCGCTCGCTGGAGCCGTTCCCCGGCGCCGCGTACGGCAAGGCCGAGGCCGACTACGTCGTGCCCGACATCATCGTGAAGAAGGCCGGCCAGGGATGGCTCGCGGAGCTCAATCCGGAGGTCGTGCCGCGCCTGCGGATCAACAACCTCTACGCGAACATCCTGCGCAACAGCCGCGGCGATCCATCCGCCGGTTCGCTGAAGCAGCAGCTCCAGGAAGCACGCTGGCTGATCAAGAACATCCAGCAGCGTTTCGACACGATCCTGCGTGTCGCGCAGGCTATTGTCGAGCGTCAGAAGAATTTCTTTGCGCACGGTGAAATTGCCATGCGCCCCTTGGTTTTGCGGGAAATAGCTGATACGCTGGGCCTACACGAGTCGACTGTCAGCCGTGTGACAACAGGCAAGTACATGCTGACCCCGTTCGGGACGCTTGAATTTAAGTACTTCTTCGGATCACACGTTTCAACCGACACCGGTGGCGCCGCCTCGTCGACCGCCATCCGAGCCCTGATCAAGCAACTGATAGGAGCTGAAGACCCAAAATCGCCACTTTCGGACAGCCGCATTGCCGAGCTGCTGGCAGAACAGGGTTTCGTAGTCGCGCGCCGCACGGTTGCCAAATATCGCGAAGCCCTCAAGATCCCGGCAGTGAATCTGCGCAAGTCTCTTTAG
- the rapZ gene encoding RNase adapter RapZ has product MRIVLITGISGSGKSVALNALEDAGYYCVDNLPPHVLPELARYLAQDGQHRLAVAIDARSSASLDEMPGLIRELSREHDVRVLFLNASTPALIQRFSETRRRHPLSGSLSHDADVGLLSSLEEAIERERDLVAPLAEFGHQIDTSTLRANVLRTWVKRFIEQKNNDLMVMFESFGFKRGVPLDADLMFDVRALPNPYYDHELRPLTGLDQPVIAFLDALPIVHQMIDDIHAFLMKWLPHFRDDNRSYLTVAIGCTGGQHRSVFIAETLAARLAHEANVIVRHRDAPVDVDASSRLVSEVDRP; this is encoded by the coding sequence ATGCGCATCGTCCTAATCACCGGCATCTCCGGCTCAGGCAAGTCCGTCGCGCTGAACGCGCTCGAAGACGCAGGCTATTACTGCGTCGACAACCTGCCGCCGCATGTGCTCCCCGAACTCGCCCGCTACCTCGCCCAGGACGGTCAGCACCGGCTCGCGGTCGCGATCGACGCGCGCTCGAGCGCATCGCTCGATGAAATGCCCGGCCTGATCCGCGAGTTGTCGCGCGAGCACGACGTCCGCGTGCTGTTCCTCAACGCGAGCACCCCGGCGCTGATCCAGCGCTTCTCCGAAACGCGCCGCCGCCATCCGCTGTCCGGCTCGCTGTCGCACGATGCGGACGTCGGCCTGCTGTCGTCGCTCGAGGAAGCGATCGAGCGCGAACGCGACCTCGTCGCGCCGCTCGCCGAGTTCGGCCACCAGATCGATACGAGCACGCTGCGCGCGAACGTGCTGCGCACGTGGGTCAAGCGCTTCATCGAGCAGAAGAACAACGACCTGATGGTGATGTTCGAATCGTTCGGCTTCAAGCGCGGCGTGCCGCTCGACGCCGACCTGATGTTCGACGTGCGCGCGCTGCCGAATCCGTACTACGACCACGAGTTGCGCCCGCTCACCGGGCTCGACCAGCCGGTCATCGCCTTTCTCGACGCACTGCCGATCGTCCACCAGATGATCGACGACATCCATGCGTTCCTGATGAAATGGCTGCCGCACTTCCGCGATGACAACCGCAGCTACCTGACCGTCGCCATCGGCTGCACGGGCGGCCAGCATCGCTCGGTGTTCATCGCGGAAACGCTCGCCGCGCGCCTCGCGCACGAGGCGAACGTGATCGTGCGGCATCGTGACGCGCCAGTGGATGTCGACGCGTCGTCGCGGCTCGTCTCCGAGGTCGACCGACCCTAG
- the mutY gene encoding A/G-specific adenine glycosylase: protein MKPPRIAPAPFPVTPLHRTFATRLIAWQREHGRHDLPWQNTRDPYRIWLSEIMLQQTQVSTVIPYYARFLERYPDVAALAAAPIDDVMALWAGLGYYSRARNLHRCAQVVAAEHGGAFPATPDALAELPGIGRSTAAAIASFAYGARATILDGNVKRVLARVFGVEGFPGEKRVENDMWALAESLLPDAANAADVSAYTQGLMDLGATLCVRGKPDCARCPFAGDCVAQSTGRQRELPAARPKKAVPTRKTWMLVLRDGDAVLLERRPPAGIWGGLWSLPQADGDAALAELAHGFGGGGPVPLASFTHTFTHFRLEIEPRLSDMADGGGLPSHARDAETAWVPLSRLDAYGVPAPVRKLLDALSGPLL from the coding sequence TTGAAGCCGCCCCGCATCGCCCCCGCTCCGTTTCCCGTCACGCCGCTGCACCGCACGTTCGCCACGCGCCTGATCGCGTGGCAGCGCGAGCACGGTCGCCATGACCTGCCGTGGCAGAACACCCGCGATCCGTACCGGATCTGGCTGTCGGAAATCATGCTGCAACAGACGCAGGTGTCGACCGTCATCCCGTATTACGCACGCTTTCTCGAACGCTACCCTGACGTCGCCGCGCTCGCGGCCGCGCCGATCGACGACGTGATGGCGCTGTGGGCAGGGCTCGGCTACTACTCGCGCGCGCGCAACCTGCACCGCTGCGCGCAGGTCGTCGCCGCCGAGCACGGCGGCGCGTTCCCGGCGACGCCCGACGCGCTGGCCGAACTGCCGGGCATCGGCCGCTCGACGGCCGCGGCGATCGCGTCGTTCGCGTACGGCGCGCGCGCGACGATCCTCGACGGCAACGTGAAGCGCGTGCTCGCGCGGGTGTTCGGCGTCGAGGGTTTTCCGGGCGAGAAGCGCGTCGAGAACGACATGTGGGCGCTCGCCGAATCGCTGCTGCCCGACGCCGCGAACGCAGCCGACGTGAGCGCGTATACGCAGGGCCTGATGGATCTCGGCGCGACGCTGTGCGTGCGCGGCAAGCCCGATTGCGCGCGTTGCCCGTTCGCGGGCGACTGCGTCGCGCAATCGACGGGTCGCCAGCGCGAACTGCCGGCCGCGCGGCCGAAGAAGGCCGTGCCGACCCGCAAGACCTGGATGCTCGTGCTGCGCGATGGCGACGCTGTGCTGCTCGAGCGGCGGCCGCCGGCCGGCATCTGGGGCGGCCTGTGGAGCCTGCCGCAAGCGGACGGCGATGCCGCACTCGCGGAGCTTGCGCACGGCTTCGGCGGCGGGGGCCCGGTGCCGCTTGCGTCGTTCACGCACACGTTCACGCACTTCCGGCTCGAGATCGAGCCGCGGCTGAGCGACATGGCGGACGGCGGCGGCTTGCCGTCGCACGCACGGGACGCGGAAACCGCGTGGGTGCCGCTGAGCCGGCTCGATGCGTACGGCGTGCCGGCGCCCGTGCGCAAGCTGCTCGATGCACTGAGCGGGCCGCTGCTTTAA
- the hpf gene encoding ribosome hibernation-promoting factor, HPF/YfiA family, producing MNLKISGHHLEVTPAIREYVITKLDRVLRHSDQVIDGTVILSVDNHKEKDKQQRAEINLHLKGKDIFVESANGNLYAAIDLLIDKLDRQVVKHMERLQTHAHDPIKLQPSIDQIELPPQ from the coding sequence ATGAACCTGAAGATCAGTGGACATCATCTCGAAGTCACGCCTGCAATTCGCGAATACGTGATCACCAAGCTGGACAGGGTGCTACGGCATAGCGATCAGGTGATCGATGGCACTGTGATCCTCTCGGTCGACAACCACAAGGAAAAGGACAAGCAGCAGCGCGCAGAAATCAACCTGCACCTGAAGGGCAAGGACATCTTCGTCGAAAGCGCAAACGGCAATCTGTACGCCGCGATCGATCTGTTGATCGACAAGCTGGATCGCCAGGTCGTCAAGCACATGGAGCGCCTGCAAACGCACGCGCACGACCCGATCAAGCTTCAACCGTCGATCGACCAGATCGAACTGCCGCCGCAGTAA
- the lptB gene encoding LPS export ABC transporter ATP-binding protein, with translation MNALPNRQPAGTTSSLVVRNLKKRYGSRTVVKDVSLDVKSGEVVGLLGPNGAGKTTSFYMIVGLVPLDAGEISLNGSSISLLPIHKRASLGLSYLPQEASVFRKLTVEENIRAVLELQYGEDGKRLSKDAISLRTEALLDELQIGHLRENPALSLSGGERRRVEIARALATNPNFILLDEPFAGVDPIAVLEIQKIVKFLKQRNIGVLITDHNVRETLGICDHAYIISDGSVLAAGAPSDIIENESVRRVYLGEHFRM, from the coding sequence ATGAACGCGCTACCGAACCGCCAGCCGGCCGGCACCACGAGCTCGCTCGTCGTCCGCAACCTGAAGAAGCGCTACGGCTCGCGCACGGTCGTCAAGGACGTGTCGCTCGACGTGAAGAGCGGCGAAGTCGTCGGGCTGCTCGGCCCGAACGGCGCCGGCAAGACCACGTCGTTCTACATGATCGTCGGCCTCGTGCCGCTCGACGCGGGCGAGATCTCGCTGAACGGCAGCTCGATCAGCCTGCTGCCGATCCACAAGCGCGCGTCGCTCGGCCTGTCGTACCTGCCGCAGGAAGCGTCCGTGTTCCGCAAGCTGACCGTCGAGGAAAACATCCGCGCGGTGCTCGAGCTGCAATACGGCGAAGACGGCAAGCGGCTGTCGAAGGACGCGATCTCGTTGCGTACCGAAGCGCTGCTCGACGAACTGCAGATCGGCCACCTGCGCGAGAACCCCGCGCTGTCGCTGTCGGGCGGCGAACGACGCCGTGTCGAAATCGCGCGCGCGCTCGCGACCAACCCGAACTTCATCCTGCTCGACGAACCGTTCGCCGGCGTCGACCCGATCGCGGTGCTCGAGATCCAGAAGATCGTCAAGTTCCTGAAGCAGCGCAACATCGGCGTGCTGATTACCGATCACAACGTCCGCGAAACGCTCGGCATCTGCGACCACGCCTATATCATCAGCGACGGCTCGGTGCTCGCCGCCGGCGCGCCGAGCGACATCATCGAAAACGAAAGCGTGCGCCGCGTGTACCTCGGCGAACACTTCCGCATGTAA
- a CDS encoding PTS sugar transporter subunit IIA, whose translation MDNQSAAARRPQAAQSPANMNRLAKILPIENVVIDLSVTSKKRVFEQAGLMFENQNGIARSTVTDNLFARERLGSTGLGEGVAIPHGRIKGLKHPLAAFVRLADAIPFEAPDGQPVGLLIFLLVPEQATQQHLEILSEIAQLLSDRDARERLHNETDIAELHRLLTQWQP comes from the coding sequence ATGGATAATCAGTCTGCCGCCGCAAGGAGACCCCAGGCCGCCCAATCGCCTGCCAACATGAATCGCCTAGCCAAAATCCTGCCCATAGAGAACGTCGTCATCGACCTCTCAGTCACCAGCAAGAAACGCGTGTTCGAACAAGCCGGGCTGATGTTCGAGAATCAGAACGGCATCGCCCGCAGCACCGTCACGGACAACCTGTTCGCGCGCGAGCGCCTCGGCTCGACCGGGCTCGGCGAAGGCGTCGCGATTCCGCACGGGCGCATCAAGGGTCTCAAGCACCCGCTCGCCGCGTTCGTCCGGCTCGCCGACGCGATCCCGTTCGAAGCGCCCGACGGCCAGCCGGTCGGCCTCCTGATTTTCCTGCTCGTCCCCGAGCAAGCCACCCAGCAGCACCTCGAAATCCTGTCGGAAATCGCGCAACTGCTGTCCGATCGCGACGCGCGCGAGCGTCTGCACAACGAAACGGATATCGCCGAGTTGCATCGCCTGCTCACTCAGTGGCAACCTTGA
- the mutM gene encoding bifunctional DNA-formamidopyrimidine glycosylase/DNA-(apurinic or apyrimidinic site) lyase, giving the protein MPELPEVEVTRRGIEPFVAGRRVERVDVRTAMLRWPVPAGLAEQLRAREVLAVERRGKYLLFEVDAGWFIVHLGMTGTLRVLPAAGVPVAAKHDHIDWIFDEFVLRFRDPRRFGAVLWHPREAGDVHAHPLLASLGVEPFSPAFTGALLHARTRGRTVSVKQALLAGDMVVGVGNIYASESLFRAGIRPTTAAGKVSLPRYERLADAVRATLADAIERGGSTLRDFVGSNGESGYFQLDCFVYDRAGQPCRACGTPIRQIVQGQRSTYFCPTCQR; this is encoded by the coding sequence ATGCCAGAGTTGCCAGAAGTCGAAGTCACGCGCCGGGGCATCGAGCCCTTTGTCGCGGGCCGCCGCGTCGAGCGTGTCGACGTCCGTACCGCGATGCTGCGCTGGCCCGTGCCGGCGGGGCTCGCCGAGCAGTTGCGCGCGCGCGAGGTGCTCGCCGTCGAGCGTCGCGGCAAGTACCTGCTGTTCGAGGTCGACGCGGGCTGGTTCATCGTCCATCTCGGCATGACGGGCACGCTGCGCGTGCTGCCCGCGGCCGGCGTGCCGGTCGCCGCGAAGCACGACCACATCGACTGGATCTTCGACGAATTCGTGCTGCGGTTCCGCGATCCACGCCGCTTCGGCGCCGTGCTGTGGCACCCGCGCGAAGCGGGCGACGTGCATGCGCATCCGCTTCTCGCGAGCCTCGGCGTCGAGCCGTTCTCGCCGGCGTTCACCGGCGCGCTGCTGCATGCGCGCACGCGCGGCCGCACGGTGTCGGTCAAGCAGGCGCTGCTCGCGGGCGACATGGTCGTCGGCGTCGGCAACATCTATGCGTCGGAGAGCCTGTTTCGCGCCGGCATCCGGCCGACGACGGCCGCCGGCAAGGTGTCGCTGCCGCGCTACGAGCGGCTGGCCGACGCGGTGCGCGCGACGCTCGCCGATGCGATCGAGCGCGGCGGCAGCACGTTGCGCGACTTTGTCGGCAGCAACGGCGAAAGCGGCTATTTCCAGCTCGACTGCTTCGTCTACGACCGAGCCGGCCAGCCTTGCCGCGCATGCGGCACGCCGATCCGCCAGATCGTGCAGGGCCAGCGGTCGACCTATTTCTGTCCGACTTGCCAGCGTTGA
- the hprK gene encoding HPr(Ser) kinase/phosphatase encodes MDTSSINAQSIFDDNAATLKLSWLTGHEGWERGFSADTVGNATSSADLVGHLNLIHPNRIQVLGEAEIDYYQRQTDEDRSRHMAELIALEPPFLVVAGGAAAPPELVLRCTRSSTPLFTTPMSAAAVIDSLRLYMSRILAPRATLHGVFLDILGMGVLLTGDSGLGKSELGLELISRGHGLVADDAVDFVRLGPDFVEGRCPPLLQNLLEVRGLGLLDIKTIFGETAVRRKMKLKLIVQLVRRPDGEFQRLPLESQTVDVLGLPISKVTIQVAAGRNLAVLVEAAVRNTILQLRGIDTLRDFMDRQRLAMQDPDSQFPGKLV; translated from the coding sequence ATGGATACGTCCAGCATCAACGCCCAGAGCATCTTCGACGACAACGCGGCCACGCTGAAACTGAGCTGGCTGACGGGGCATGAAGGCTGGGAACGCGGCTTTTCGGCCGACACGGTCGGCAACGCGACGTCGAGCGCCGACCTCGTCGGCCACCTGAACCTGATCCACCCGAACCGGATCCAGGTGCTGGGCGAAGCCGAAATCGACTACTACCAGCGCCAGACCGACGAAGACCGCTCGCGCCACATGGCCGAGCTGATCGCGCTCGAACCGCCGTTCCTCGTCGTCGCCGGCGGCGCCGCGGCGCCGCCCGAACTCGTGCTGCGCTGCACGCGCTCGTCGACCCCTCTGTTCACGACGCCGATGTCGGCCGCCGCTGTGATCGACAGCCTGCGGCTCTACATGTCGCGGATCCTCGCGCCGCGCGCGACGCTGCACGGCGTATTCCTCGACATCCTCGGGATGGGCGTGCTGCTGACCGGCGATTCGGGCCTCGGCAAAAGCGAACTCGGCCTCGAGCTGATCAGCCGCGGGCACGGCCTCGTCGCCGACGACGCGGTCGATTTCGTCCGTCTTGGCCCCGATTTCGTCGAAGGGCGCTGCCCGCCGCTGCTGCAGAACCTGCTCGAAGTGCGCGGCCTCGGCCTGCTCGACATCAAGACGATTTTCGGTGAAACCGCCGTACGGCGAAAAATGAAGCTGAAGCTGATCGTCCAGCTCGTGCGGCGCCCCGACGGCGAATTCCAGCGCCTGCCGCTCGAAAGCCAGACCGTCGACGTGCTCGGTTTGCCGATCAGCAAGGTCACGATCCAGGTCGCGGCCGGCCGCAACCTCGCGGTGCTCGTCGAGGCTGCAGTCCGGAACACGATCCTGCAGTTGCGCGGAATCGACACGTTGCGCGATTTCATGGATCGGCAACGACTCGCGATGCAAGATCCCGACAGTCAGTTCCCCGGCAAACTGGTGTAA
- the kdsD gene encoding arabinose 5-phosphate isomerase KdsD — MIAKINDNRALALARDVLDIEADAVRALRDQLDGDFIQAVALLLGCRGRVVVSGIGKSGHIARKIAATLASTGTPAFFVHPAEASHGDLGMVTADDVFIGISYSGESEELVAILPLVKRIGAKLIAITGRAESSLGTLADVNLNAAVSKEACPLNLAPTASTTAALALGDALAVAVLDARGFGSEDFARSHPGGALGRRLLTYVRDVMRSGDDVPSVGLDATLSDALFQITAKRLGMTAVVDADGKVAGIFTDGDLRRVLARDGDFRTLPITDVMTRAPRTIAPDHLAVEAVELMERHRINQMLVVDADGALIGALNMHDLFSKKVI, encoded by the coding sequence ATGATAGCGAAAATCAATGACAACCGCGCGCTCGCGCTCGCCCGCGACGTGCTCGACATCGAGGCGGACGCCGTGCGCGCGCTGCGCGACCAGCTCGACGGCGACTTCATCCAGGCCGTCGCGCTGCTGCTCGGCTGCCGCGGCCGCGTGGTGGTGTCCGGTATCGGCAAATCGGGGCATATCGCCCGCAAGATCGCAGCAACGCTGGCCAGCACCGGCACGCCGGCCTTCTTCGTCCACCCTGCCGAGGCCAGCCACGGCGACCTCGGGATGGTCACCGCCGACGACGTCTTCATCGGCATCTCCTATTCCGGCGAATCGGAAGAGCTCGTCGCGATCCTGCCGCTCGTCAAGCGGATCGGCGCGAAGCTGATCGCGATCACGGGCCGTGCGGAATCGAGCCTCGGCACGCTCGCCGACGTGAACCTGAACGCCGCGGTCTCAAAGGAAGCGTGCCCGCTGAACCTCGCGCCCACCGCGAGCACGACCGCCGCGCTCGCGCTCGGCGATGCGCTCGCCGTCGCCGTGCTCGACGCGCGCGGCTTCGGTTCGGAAGATTTCGCGCGCTCGCACCCGGGCGGCGCGCTCGGCCGGCGCCTGCTCACCTACGTGCGCGACGTGATGCGCTCGGGCGACGACGTCCCGTCCGTCGGGCTCGACGCGACGCTGTCGGACGCGCTGTTCCAGATCACCGCGAAACGCCTGGGCATGACCGCCGTGGTCGACGCCGACGGCAAGGTCGCGGGCATCTTCACGGACGGCGACCTGCGCCGCGTGCTCGCGCGCGACGGCGACTTCCGCACGCTGCCGATCACCGACGTGATGACGCGCGCCCCGCGCACGATTGCGCCGGATCACCTGGCAGTCGAGGCCGTGGAACTGATGGAGCGCCACCGGATCAACCAGATGCTGGTCGTCGATGCCGACGGCGCGCTGATCGGCGCGCTGAACATGCACGACCTGTTTTCGAAGAAGGTGATCTGA